The Faecalibacterium sp. I3-3-33 DNA window GCCTGCATACCTTTCAGTGCAAGGGAAACATATAAATTAGTAGCAAAAGCCGTATAAAAAAAGGAAATGCCCGAGAGAATCGCCATGGGTGGAATGATGGTACCGATGACCGATGTCACCATTCCAATAAATCCGCCGACACGCCAGCCGACTAGAATCGCAGCATTGACCGCAATAGCGCCCGGACTGGACTGAGCCAGAGCCGCAAAATCAAGCATTTCATCCTCTTTCAGCCAATGCAGTTCATCAACAAATTTTTGCTTCATGAAGGTGACGATGACGAAGCCGCCACCGAAGGTGAAAGTGCTGATATAAAGGGTACTTAGGAAAAGCTTCCAAAGTGTTTTTGTATCTGTGCGTTTATTCATAACTTTACTCCATCTCTACAAGGAGAAGCAGGACTCTACAGGAAAAAACAGGACAAGCTGTAATGCCGTCCTGTTTCTGTTTATAATCCCAGTCGGAAAAACTCTTCCTGCGGAGCCTGCACCTGTTTCAGTGCGTTGGTCAGCTTATCCTTCCAGACAGTCTCTTCCGGACTTCCGCTCAGGTTTTTCAGCTGTTCCGGGTCTTTTTTGAGGTCATACAGGCGGTCTTTCAATTTTGCAGTCTGGTATATTTTTACGACCGGATACCGGATGCACGGGATGCCATTGGTAAACCGGGTCCCTTCCACCAGCTCCCCACGGCGAAGCTGATCTTCCGAAAAATACCCACGAATATTCGTCGGCATCAGGGTGTACTCATACAGCGGCGCATCCTCGTTCTGTTCGGCTTTCAGGTAGGTCATCCGACCATCTGTAATGCCCGTATAGCAGCCATGGACACCAAACAATGCCCATTCCCGAACCGGTTTCCCTTCCAATGCCGGGAGCAGTGACCGACCGTCCATCTCGCCCATCGGGGTCTGG harbors:
- a CDS encoding chromate transporter; this translates as MNKRTDTKTLWKLFLSTLYISTFTFGGGFVIVTFMKQKFVDELHWLKEDEMLDFAALAQSSPGAIAVNAAILVGWRVGGFIGMVTSVIGTIIPPMAILSGISFFYTAFATNLYVSLALKGMQAGVAAVILDVVFGLGGNIIRQHKPVYIGVMMLAFLANSIFNINVIFIILTCAVFGVLLEVIHHIKRRGDAV